GACGCTGATACTACCGCTTGCGCAGCCAGTTCTGGCAGCCGATCCGGCACCAGGCGCCGACGCGGCAGCGGCTGACGCACCCGCCGAGCGTCAGGCGTTTCCGTCACGCAGTCAGGAAGATGCTTTAGCGCTCGAGCGCCAATTGCCTCAAGGCGAGCAGCAGAAACTCCAGGCTGGTGACGAAACCTTCCTTGCGCTATGGAAGCCAGCCAATACCGACGATCCCAAAGGCGCGGTGATTGTGATTCCCGGCACCGGAGAAACGGCTGACTGGCCGAACGCCGTCGGGCCGCTACGCCGCAAGTTGCCAGACACGGGTTGGGCGAGCTTGAGCCTGACACTGCCGGATGCCATGGAAGACGGCGTTATCGCACGCGCGGCCGACGCTGCGCCGGCTTCGGGCGACGCTGCCGCTGACAAGGAAAAACCCAAAGGCGCCTCTGACAAAGCGCCAGACCCGACTGCAACTGCGGAGGCAGAAGCTGCCGCCACAGCCGCCAACGCTGCGGCCGTTGCCGAGCAATCCAAAGCCAATGCCGATCGCATCTTCGCCCGCATTGACAGCGCCGTTGCGTTCGCCCAGCAAAACAAAGCACGCACTATTGTGCTGTTGGGGCATGGCAGCGGCGCGTATTGGGCTGCCCGCTTCATGAGTGAAAAGGCATCGCCTGCGGTTCAGAAACTGGTATGGGTCGCTGCGCAGGAAACCGGACGCGATGTGCCCACCCTGCCCGAAATACTGCCGACGCTAAAAGTCGCCACCGCAGACTTTGTGGACAAGGATCGACCGGTCCCACGCAAGCAGGCGCAGGATCGGCTAAACGCCAGCAAGCGAGTGAAAGGCGGAAAATTCACCCAAATCACCCTCAATGCGATTCCGGGAAACACTGCCGCCGAGCAAGAACAACTTGCCCGACGCGTGCGGGGATGGCTGGAGAGTCAATAGATCGCTGCCCCTTTCTGTAGGAGCAAATTCATTCGCGAGGCGCCGGATCGGGTTCAAGCCACGAGTGCGTCTGGCCAACACGCTGGCTTCTACAGATTCAACGCCTTAACTCACCTGAATCCGCGCCGTTGCCGTATGACTCCGTAGGCGTTGTGAAGCTCACGCGTGCGTTCTGTTGCATCACGCACCTGCCGCTGCGTCGCGCCCGTCCCGGCCACTTTGTCGGGGTGATGACGGCTTAACAGCAGTCGATACGCGCGCTTGATCTGGGCGGGCTCCGCATCTGCCTTGACCCCGAGCAGACGCAATGCGTCTTGATATTCGTTGCCGGTGCTGGGGAGCGGTTTCTTTGGTTGTGTACCATCTTCGGAAGCCGACAGCGCCTGAACCTTGTCAGCCGGCCAGCCCAGCCACTTACCCCAGAGCACAATCAGTTCACGCTCCCCCCGAGACGCCTTTCCGTCCGCCCACGCCATCCGCCAGCAAGCCCGCAAGAGGCCCTCGGCGGCATGAGGCTGGGATTTGAGGCGCGCCAGAAAACCGCGCAAATTGTCGCGCCCGTCCTTGCCTCGATTGAACGCCTGAATCGCCCGGCGTTGCGCAGGCTCACTCAGGTCCAGACGGCGCATTTCAACGCGCGCCTGCTGAATGTGCCCATCGACCACGCGGCCATCTTTTTTGGCCAGCCGCCCTAGCAGGATGAAAATCAGCTCGTCGTCACGGGGTACGGCACGTCCCCCAAGCCGTTCTCGCAGATGCGCCCAAGTGTGCAGCGCCAGGCGCCTGTCGAGAGCTTGTCCCAACAAGGCGCCGAGCATCGCGCCTGGAATGCTGGCGATGCCATAACCCAGACCGCCACCTATCAGCGTGCATGGCCACAGCATCTAGGGCTTCACCGCGAGCAGTTGTTCGACTTCGGCAAGCCGCTCATGCGTCCCGACATCCACCCAACGCCCGGTGAAGTGCTCCCCGGTCACCAACCCTTTAGCCATTGCCTCACGCAGCAACGGCGCCAGCTTGAAAGCGCCGTCTGCGCAACCTTTAAACAGCAGCGGATGCAGCACCGCAATGCCGCTGTAAGTCAGCCGCGGCAGTTCGGCATCGTCATGCACCTGGCCGTCCACCAAGGCGAAATCGCCGTGCGGGTGATGTGCCGGGTTGTCTACCAACACCAAGTGCGCCAGTCCGGAGATCGGCGCGTTCAGTGCAGTGAAGTCGCAGTCTGTCCAGATATCGCCGTTGACCACCAGAAATGGCCCATCGCCCAACAGCGGCAACGCACGGAAAATCCCGCCACCGGTTTCGAGCGGCTCACCTTCGGGGGAGTAATGGATGTTCAGGTCAAGTCGCTTGCCGTCACCCAGATAATCTTCGATTTGCTGGCCAAGCCAGGCGTGGTTGATCACCACGTCCTCAAAACCTGCGCTGCGAAGAGCGCGCAGGTGGTATTCGATCAGCGGAACACCGCCTGCACGAACCAGCGGTTTGGGGGTGTGCAGGGTCAGCGGACGCAAGCGTTCGCCTTTGCCTGCAGCAAGAATCATGGCTTTCATGCATCCCTCTTTAAAACAGTTCGGGCCTCGCTCACGTCGAGAGCCTCCTGCCGATTGTTATTTGTGCTGGCGTAATTCGGGCTGACCGAGGCTGGTCAGTAAATTGCCGAGTTCAACCAATTCGGGTCTACGCGTCAGCACCGCTTCTATATAGGCGAAGAAGCGCGGCACGTCGGCCACATAGCGCGGCTTGCCATCACGGTGGCAGATGCGCGCAAAAATCCCGATCACCTTCAAATGTCGCTGTACGCCCATCAAATCGCTGGCCCGCAGAAACTCATCGACACTGGCCTGCACCGGCAAACCCAATGCCAAAGCACGCCCCCAGTAACCTTTTAGCCAGCCCTGGACACGCTCCTCCGGCCAACTCAAAAACGCGTCCTTGAACAGGCACGTGATGTCATAAGTCACCGGGCCATACACCGCGTCCTGAAAGTCCAGCACGCCGGGATTGGGCTCACTGAGCATCAGATTGCGTGGCATGAAGTCTCGATGCACCAGCACTTTAGGCTGCGCCAGGGCACTTTCGATCAATAGATTACTGATCTGCTCCCAGCTCGCTTGCTGCGCCTGATCGAACTCGATGCCCAGATGACGCTTCACGTACCACTCCGGGAACAACTCAAGCTCACGGCTCAGCAGCGCAACATCGTAGCTGGGCAGCGGTGCATCCATGGGCAGTTGCTGATACGCCAGCAGCGCATCAATGGCATCGGCAAATAATTGATCGGCGTTCTGTTCATTGATCACGTCGAGAAACGTTTTCTGACCGAGATCGTTCAGTAGCAAGAAGCCTTGTGTCAGGTCTTCGGCATAAATTTTTGGAACATTAATTCCTGACTCGCTCAACAAATGAGCGATATCAACGAACGGTTTGCAGTTTTCCTGGGGGGGCGGAGCGTCCATGACGATAAAAGTCCGGCCTTCGCCCTCCCACCGAAAATATCGACGAAAACTCGCGTCGCTACTGGCCGCAGTCAACGTGGCCGGGGGTATCGGGCCCCAATTTTGCGCAGCAAAGAGGATTGAAAGTTGCTCATCAAGCCAAACTTTCAGGTGTTGCAGGCGTACATCTTGATCTGGCATTACAAGGGTCTCCGACGGCGCTAGCCGTCAAGCGGGTCATGCTTTATTATCCGACATCTTTTTCAGCCCATCGAGAGGCGTGCGGCCCCCCCGCGGGCAGATGGCGCGCAGGAAGCCCGGATTAATAAGATGGCATTGAAATCCCCCGCGTTTCGTAAAAAATTTCCGTTGCTTGTAACCGGCAGTTTGCTGGCCATGCAACCTTTAGCCACCCAATACGCGGTGGCGGCAGAACAGTTTGACTGCTCGGTATCCGCCGCAGGCTCCTGGGATTGCGCACCAAAAGCAACCGCTGCGCAGTTGCCTCCACGGCCTGTGCACAGCGCGACCAGTGTCAGCTCCAATGGCACAGTGATCGAATCCGGTACTGCTTCCGGTGGTGAAGTCGTGCCCAAGACGACTCTGGTCACCGAGGCCAAGGGCCGTGGCCTGAGATCGCGCAGTGCCGATTACAGCCACCTCGACTGGGTTCCCCGCGAGCGACTGACCGCAGCACAACTGGCCGAAACCGGTCCGTACTGCTCCGGCGCTTACATCGAGCCTATTCGTCCTGGCATGGACGACAAGACGCCCAAAAGCGACGCCCCCACCTTTATCGGTGCCAAGGCTTCACGCTATGAGCAAGAAGCACAGGTCGCGACCCTGGCCGGTGATGTCGTCATGCGTCAGGGCAGCATGCAGCTTCAAGCTCAGGAAGCTTCGCTGCATCAGGCCGAGAACCGTGGCGAGCTGAACGGCGATGTCCGTCTGCGCGATAACGGTGCCCTGATCGTCGGCGATCATGCCGAGGTCCAGCTCGACACGGGCGAAGCCCAGATCGACAACGCTGAATACGTTCTGCACAAATCCAACATCCGAGGCAACGCGCTGTACGCAAAACGTGCAGAGAACGCGATCATCCGGCTGAAGGACGGTACGTACACCACGTGCGAACCGAACAGCAACGCCTGGACCATCAAGGGCAACAACATCACGCTGAACCCGGCCACCGGTTTCGGTACGGCGACCAACGCCACGCTTCGGGTCAAAGACATCCCGATTCTGTACACCCCGTACATCTACTTCCCGATCGACGACCGTCGCCAGTCAGGCTTCCTGCCACCCACCATCGGTGCCAGCAGCGATACTGGCCTGTCGTTGCTCACGCCTTACTACTTCAACCTGGCGCCTAACTACGACGCCACGTTGTACCCCACCTACATGGCCAAACGCGGCTTGTTGATGGAAGGCGAGTTCCGCTACCTGACCAAAAGCAGCGAAGGTCAGTTCGGCGGCGGTTACCTGAACGACGAAGACGACGATCGCAAGCTGCAGTCTGATTACACCGACAAGCGCTGGATGATCAACTGGCAGCACCAGGGCGGTCTCGATTCGCGCTGGGCGACGCATGTCGACTTCACCGACATCAGCGACCCGTACTACTTCAAGGATTTGAAGACGGGCCAGGAAGGCATCGGCGTTCACGACTATGTCAATCAGCAAGCTGACCTGACTTACCGGGGTGACAGCTACGTCGCACGCCTGAACGCGCAGCAATATGAGCTGGCAACCGTCACGCAGATCACCCCTTACGGCCGGCTGCCTCAGTTAACGCTGGACGGCACGCTGCCTTACAGCCCTGGGGGCCTGAAGTTTGGTTACGAAACGGAAGCCGTTCGGTTTGATCGTGATTTGAGAACCGGCAATTACACCGACCAGGATGGCATCGTCAGCCCTCGCCTGGACAGAAACGTTGCGGGTCTTGCGCGCGCCAATGGCGATCGACTGAACCTCGCTCCGTCAATGAGCCTGCCGCTGACCGCCTCTTACGGCTTTGTCACGCCGAAGTTGAAATACGTCTACACCAAATACGATCTTGATTTGGACAGCCAGGGCAAGAGCACGTTGCTGCCAGGTGAAACGTTCAACACCTCGCAGGACCGCGGCGTTCCAATCTTCAGCGTAGACAGCGGCCTGTATTTCGACCGCAACACTCAATGGTTCGGCAAGGACTATCGTCAAACGCTCGAGCCGCGCCTGTACTACTTGTACGTGCCGGAGAAAAACCAGGATGACATCCCGATTTTCGACTCGGGTGAAACAACCTTCAACTACGCCTCGCTGTTCCGCGACAACCGCTTCGTCGGCTCCGACCGCATCGGCGACGAAAACAAACTGTCGCTGGGCGTGACCAACCGCTGGATCGAAGACAACGGCTTTGAGCGTCAGCGATTCAGTATCGGCCAAGCCCTGTACTTCGCGGACCGCAAAGTGCAACTGCCGGGCATCAGCTTCGAAGACCGTCAGGACGCCAGAGCGAATGTTTCGCCGTACGCGCTGGAATACGAATATCGCTTCAACCGTGACTGGCGCGCTTCGTCGGATTTCAACTGGGATCCGGATAGCCACAGCACCCGTTCCGGCAGCGCGATGGTTCACTACCAGCCTGAAGACAACCCGGGCAAGATCATCAACGCTGGCTATCGCTACCGTAATGACCAGGTTCGCTACGACCAGACCACAGGTCGCTGGAGCGTTGGCGGTGGCGACTTTGGTACCCCAGGACAACCGGGTTACATCAAGGACTACTACAAGATCCAGCAGCATGACTTCTCGGTCATCTGGCCAATCGTTCCTCAATGGAGTGCGATCAGCCGCTGGCAGTACGACTACAACCGTAACCGTACCCTTGAAGCCTTTGGTGGCTTTGAATACGACAACTGCTGCTGGAAGCTCCGCCTGATCAATCGCTACTGGGTTGACTACGACGAGAACACCCAGGAAGCGCCTCAGAACGAAAAAGGCGACCGCGGCATTTTCCTACAAATTGTGTTGAAGGGACTTGGTGGCGTTGTTGGCCAGAAAGTAGAGAGCTTCCTCGACCAAGGCATCCAAGGTTATCGTGAACGTGAAGACCAAGCTTTCTGATTGTCTGCGCCCCCTGATGTTGGGCGCTTTACTCATCGGTTCGGTGGCGCACGCTGAAGTGCGCTCCATCGACAAAGTTGCCGCCATCGTCGACAACGACGTGGTCATGCAAAGCCAGCTGGACCAGCGTATCCGCGAAGTCCAGCAGACGATTGCCAAGCGTGGCCAGGGCGTACCGCCCCCAAGCGCTTTGCAATCGCAGGTACTGGACCGACTGATTCTGGAAAACCTTCAACTGCAGATCGGCGAACGCTCAGGCATTCGCATCACAGATGAGGAGCTGAACCAGGCCATCGGCACCATCGCTCAGCGCAACCAGATGAGTATCGAGCAGTTCAAGGCCGCTCTGGTTCACGACGGTTTGTCGTACCAGAGCGCTCGCGAGCAGGTTCGTCGGGAAATGATCATCAGCCGGGTGCGTCAGCGCCGGGTTGCCGAGCGCATTCAGGTATCGGAACAGGAAGTCAAAAACTTCCTTGCTTCGGATTTGGGCAAAGCGCAATTTTCCGAAGAGTTTCACCTGGCCAACATCCTGATTCCTACGCCTGATAGCGCGACGTCTGCCCAGATCCAGGCAGCCGCTGCCAAGGCAAAAGACATCTACGGCAAGCTCCAGCAAGGCGCTGACTTCGGTCAGATGGCAATCGCTTCCTCTGCGAGCGAAAGCGCGTTGGAAGGCGGCGACATGGGCTGGCGCAAAGCTGCCCAACTGCCACCGCCTTTCGGTGACATGCTCAGCACCATGCGCGCTGGCGAAGTAACGCCTCCTGCGCGCACGCCGGGTGGTTTCATCATCCTCAAACTGCTGGAAAAACGCGGCGGCGAAGGCCAGACCCAGATGCGCGACGAAGTGCATGTGCGTCACATCCTGATCAAGCCAAGTGAAATCCGCACCGAGGCCGAAACCAAGCTTCTGGCGCAGAAGATTTACGACCGTATCCAGAATGGCGAAGACTTCGGCGAACTGGCGAAGAGCTTCTCCGAAGATCCGGGTTCGGCGCTCAACGGTGGCGACCTGAACTGGGTTGATCCTAACTCGTTGGTCCCCGAGTTCCGTGAAGTCATGGCTGAAACGCCGCAGGGCACGCTTTCCAAGCCCTTCCAGACGCAATATGGCTGGCACGTGCTTGAAGTATTGGGCCGTCGCGCAACTGACAGCACCAATCAGGCGCGTGAACAACAAGCAATGTCCGTACTGCGTAACCGCAAATACGACGAAGAGCTGCAGACCTGGTTGCGTCAGATTCGTGACGAAGCCTACGTTGAAATCAAAATCCCTGGCGCTGACCAGGCTGCGCAGTGAAACCAAAGCGTTTCGCACTGACACCCGGCGAGCCCGCTGGCATTGGTCCCGACCTGTGCTTGCTGCTCGCCGCGCACCCTCAGCCCTACCCCCTGATTGCTATCACTAGCCGCGACTTGCTCACTGAGCGAGCCGTGCTGTTGGGTGTGGCCGTCACGCTTGTGCCGGTTAAGCCAGACGCCTGGCCTGATGTGCCCGCCCCTGCTCACAGCCTTTATGTCTGGGACACCCCGCTTCAAGCGCCGGTGACGGCAGGGACGCTGGACAAGGCCAATGGCTCGTTCGTCTTGCAGACATTGACCCGTGCGGGTGAAGGCTGCATGAACGGCGACTTCGTCGGCATGATTACCGCACCGGTCCATAAAGGCGTGATCAACGAGAGCGGCATCGCCTTCTCGGGTCACACCGAATTTCTGGCCGAACTGACCAGCACCGAGCAAGTGGTCATGATGCTCGCCACCGGTGACCTGCGCGTGGCGTTGGTCACGACGCATCTTCCCCTGCGTGAAGTCGCTGACGCCATAACGCCAGACCGTCTGGAGCGGGTGACCCGTATCCTGCATGCCGACCTGGTGAACAAGTTCGGCATCGCGCATCCGCGGATTCTGGTCTGCGGACTCAACCCGCACGCTGGCGAAAGCGGGCATCTGGGCCGCGAAGAAATCGACATTATCGAACCTACATTGGAGCGCCTGCGCAGCGAGGGCCTTGATTTGCGAGGCCCGCTGCCTGCCGACACTCTGTTTACCCCGAAATATCTGGAGCACTGCGATGCGGTGCTGGCGATGTACCACGATCAGGGCCTGCCCGTACTCAAGTACAAAGGCTTCGGCGCAGCGGTCAACGTGACCCTGGGTTTACCGATCATCCGCACCTCCGTCGATCACGGCACCGCGCTGGATCTGGCGGGTAGCGGCAAGATCGACACGGGTAGTCTGAAGGTCGCACTGGAAACCGCCTACCAGATGGCAGAGACGCATTAATGAGCGAGCAATTCCAACACAAGGCGCGCAAGCGCTTTGGGCAAAACTTCCTGCACGACGCAGGTGTGATCGACAAGATCCTGCGCGCGATCCGTGCCAAGCCTGAGGACCGCATGCTGGAAATCGGCCCGGGCCAGGGCGCACTGACCGAGGGCCTGCTCAACAGCACCGCTCAACTCGACGTAGTGGAACTGGACAAGGACCTGATCCCGATCCTGATGCACCAATTCGGCAGCAAACCGAACTTCAATCTGCATCAGGGCGACGCGCTCAAGTTCGACTTCACCAGCCTCAACGCCGTGCCAGGCAGCCTGCGCGTGGTGGGCAACCTGCCGTACAACATCTCGACGCCGCTGATTTTCCACCTGTTGCAAAACGCCAGCCTGATCCGCGACATGCACTTCATGCTGCAAAAAGAAGTCGTCCAGCGTCTGGCAGCGACCCCCGGCGGTGGAGACTATGGCCGCCTGTCGATCATGGTTCAGTACCACTGCCGCGTGGAACACCTGTTCAACGTGGGTCCGGGAGCGTTCAACCCCCCGCCGAAAGTTGATTCGGCCATCGTCCGTTTGGTGCCCCATGAAACCCTGCCCCACCCGGCCAAGGACCATCGAGTGCTTGAGCGCGTGGTTCGTGAAGCGTTCAACCAGCGCCGCAAGACCCTGCGCAATACACTCAAAGCCCTGCTGACCAGCGAAGAAATCACCGAAGCCGGGGTTGATGGTGGATTGCGTCCAGAACAGCTGGACCTTGCCGCTTTTGTCCGTCTGGCCGATAAACTTAGCGAGAAGCCTGCGGTCGAGTAAGAGGGTCAGGAGATGTCAGCACCCGGCTCTCATTGTTTCTTTAGCCGCGACATGTCCTAGACTGACTCTACACCGGGCTTCTTTCCGGCTTTTTCCGCTCTCGCTTTTAAGGCCTCTTGCATGTCCGATTCCCGTTATCAGGTCGACGTCAGCGTCGTTACCCGCTTCCTTGAAGAACAGTCGCAGCCTGAGCAGAACCGCTTTGCCTTCGCCTACATCGTCACGGTCCACAACAACGGCTCGCTGCCTGCCAAGTTGCTGGCCCGACACTGGGTCATCACCGATGGCGATGGCAACGTCGAAGAAGTGCGCGGCGACGGCGTCGTCGGTCAGCAGCCATTGATTCAGGCCGGCCAAAGCCATACCTACAGCAGTGGCACCGTCATGACCACCACGGTGGGTAACATGCAGGGTACTTATCAAATGCTTGCCGAAGATGGCAAACGCTTCGATGCCGTGATCGCGCCGTTCCGGCTGGCGGTGCCCGGGGCTCTGCACTGATGGCGGTTTACGCAGTCGGCGACCTTCAGGGTTGCCTTGCACCTCTTGAATGCTTGCTCGAACACGTCGGTTTCGAACCCGGCAAAGACCAGCTGTGGCTGGTGGGTGACCTGATCAATCGGGGGCCTCAATCGCTGGAAACCCTGCGCTACATCTACGCGATGCGTGACTCGGTGGTGTGCGTGCTCGGCAATCACGACCTGCACTTGCTCGCCGCGGGCCGCAACATCGAGCGCCTGAAAAAAGGCGACACACTGCGCGAGATCCTCGAAGCCCCGGATGCAGAACTGCTGCTCCAATGGCTACGCCGGCAAAAAATGATGCATTACGATGCTGAACGCGACATTGCACTGGTGCACGCGGGCATCCCGCCGCAGTGGACCCTGAAAAAAGCGCTGCGGTGCGCCGAAGAAGTCGAAGAAGCGTTGCGCGACGATAACCGGTTTGAGCCTTTCCTCGATGGCATGTATGGCAATGAGCCCGCCAAGTGGGACAAAGATCTGCACGGCGTTGCGCGTCTGCGGGTGATTACCAACTACTTCACACGCATGCGGTTCTGCACCAGCGACGGCAAACTCGACTTCAAAGCCAAAGAAGGCATCGATGCCGCGCCGCCGGGTTACGCACCCTGGTTCCGCCACAAAGATCGCAAGACCAAGGGCCTGAGTATTATTTTTGGCCATTGGGCAGCCCTCGAGGGACGCTGCGATGAGCCGGGCATCTATGCGCTGGACACCGGCTGCGTATGGGGCGCCGCGCTTTCGATGCTCAATGTCGACACGCGCCAGATGCACCGCTGCGAATGCGACGCCAAGGGCAACGCCGAGCTGGGCAAGGTTCGTACATTGACCACGCAGGAACAAAACGCAATCAGGCATTAGAATTCATTCTTCACAGATCCCGACTGCTCGGGATCATTGCGGCCGAGGAGCCTACCCCATGACCGACTTCAAACGCATCGCTCCCGAACAGGCTCAAGCCCTGCGCGAACAAGGCGCAGTGCTGGTAGATGTACGCGACCAACAGACATTTGACAGCAACCACATCCCCGACTCCCATCACCTGGATAACCACTCCATCGCCGACTTCATCCGCGAAGCCGACCTGGATAAACCGTTGGTTGTGGTCTGCTACCACGGCAACTCCAGTCAGAGCGCGGCGGCCTATCTGGTCGGCCAGGGATTCTCGGATGTATACAGCCTGGACGGTGGTTTTGAGCTGTGGAAAACCACGTTTCCTGCCGAAACCGCTTAAGGCTGAAACAAAAAATATTTTTCTCCCCGCGATCCCGCGTCCTACGTGGGCTCGCGCATCCAACTGACGAACGGCTAGCGTTCGATTACACGCATTCCTTCTTTCTCTCTTCGATTCCGAACTATCCTAAGACGCAGGCCATCCGAATCAGGGGAGAGCCGGTACACCGGCGCGTGGGTCATCGGTAGTTATTTATAGGGTGTTCTGGGGGGTAATTAGCCACTGAGCGATCAGTCGCTAACCAGCATCAACTGACGATCCGCCGCCGGCTCCACGTATCGAGCGAGGTGACGTCATGAGTATTTTTAGCCACTTCCAACAACGCTTTGAATCGACACGCCAGGAAGAGCTCTCGCTACAGGAGTACCTCGAGCTCTGCAAACAGGACCGCAGTGCTTACGCGTCGGCCGCTGAACGTCTGCTGCTGGCGATTGGTGAGCCTGAATTGTTCGACACCTCGACCAACTCGCGGCTATCACGAATCTTTTCCAACAAGGTCATTCGGCGCTATCCCGCGTTCGAAGAATTCCACGGCATGGAAGATTGCATCGAGCAAATCGTCTCGTACTTCCGCCACGCCGCTCAGGGCCTCGAGGAAAAGAAACAGATCCTTTATCTGCTCGGTCCGGTAGGCGGCGGTAAATCGTCTCTGGCTGAAAAACTCAAATCGCTGGTCGAAAAAATACCTTTCTACGCCATCAAGGGCTCCCCGGTTTTCGAATCACCCTTGGGCCTCTTCAAACCCACCGAAGACGGGACGATCCTCGAAGAGGACTACGGCATCCCGCGCCGGTACCTGAACACCATCATGTCGCCTTGGGCAACCAAACGTCTGGCCGAATTTGGAGGTGACATCAGCCAGTTCAAGGTGGTGAAGCTCTATCCGTCGATCCTCAACCAGATCGCTGTGGCTAAAACCGAACCGGGCGATGAGAACAACCAGGATATTTCGGCGCTGGTCGGTAAGGTCGATATCCGCAAGCTCGAAGAGTACCCACAGAACGACGCCGACGCTTACAGCTACTCGGGCGCATTGTGCCGGGCCAACCAGGGTCTGATGGAATTCGTCGAGATGTTCAAGGCGCCAATCAAGGTGCTCCACCCGTTGCTGACCGCTACACAGGAAGGTAACTACAACAGCACCGAAGGTTTGGGCGCGATTCCCTTTACCGGCATCTTGCTGGCCCACTCCAATGAATCGGAATGGCACAGCTTCCGTAATAACAAGAATAACGAAGCGTTCATTGACCGGATCTACATCGTGAAGGTGCCTTACTGCCTGCGCGTCAGTGACGAGATAAAGATCTACGACAAGCTGCTGTTCAACAGCTCGCTGGCCAAGGCGCATTGCGCGCCAGATACCTTGAAAATGCTGGCGCAATTCACAGTCTTGTCGCGACTGAAAGAGCCGGATAATTCCAACATCTACTCGAAGATGAGGGTGTACGACGGCGAGAACCTGAAAGACACCGACCCCAAAGCCAAGTCGATCCAGGAATACCGCGACAGCGCGGGTGTGGACGAGGGCATGAACGGTTTGTCGACACGGTTTGCGTTCAAAATCCTGTCGAAAGTCTTCAACTTCGACCCGCACGAAATCGCCGCGAACCCGGTGCATCTGCTTTACGTGCTGGAGCAACAGATCGAGCAAGAGCAGTTTCAGGCGGAAACCCGCGAGCGTTACCTGCGCTTCATCAAGGAATATCTGGCTCCGCGTTATATCGAGTTCATCGGCAAGGAAATCCAGACTGCCTATCTGGAGTCCTACAGCGAATACGGACAAAACATTTTCGACCGCTATGTGCTGTATGCAGATTTCTGGATTCAGGATCAGGAATACCGCGATCCTGAAACCGGAGAAATCCTGAACCGAGTGGCTCTGAACGAAGAACTGGAAAAAATCGAGAAACCTGCAGGCATCAGCAATCCGAAGGATTTCCGTAACGAGATCGTTAACTTCGTGTTGAGGGCCCGCGCCAACAACAACGGCAAGAACCCAACCTGGCTCAGCTACGAGAAGCTGCGGGTGGTGATCGAGAAGAAAATGTTCTCCAACACCGAGGACCTGCTGCCGGTTATCAGCTTCAACGCCAAGGCGAGCAAGGACGATCAGCAAAAGCACAACGATTTTGTCACCCGAATGGTCGAGCGCGGTTACACCGACAAACAGGTACGGCTGCTCTCCGAGTGGTACCTGCGCGTCCGGAAGTCGCAGTAACGCAGCTGTAAGCTACAGGCTTCAAGCGGCAAGCTGGACCGGTCAGCTTTTCGAGTCGGACCGGCCTGCGCTTGCGGCTTGCAGCTGTTTTCTACTTGCAGCTGCCCGGAGGGCTCCAGATGGGTTATGTGATCGATCGACGCCTTAATGGCAAAAACAAAAGCACGGTGAATCGGCAGCGCTTCCTGCGCCGTTACCGTGATCACATCAAAAAAGCAGTCGAAGAAGCCGTCAGTCGCCGCTCCATCACTGACATGGAGCATGGCGAGCAA
The DNA window shown above is from Pseudomonas sp. BSw22131 and carries:
- the rsmA gene encoding 16S rRNA (adenine(1518)-N(6)/adenine(1519)-N(6))-dimethyltransferase RsmA; the protein is MSEQFQHKARKRFGQNFLHDAGVIDKILRAIRAKPEDRMLEIGPGQGALTEGLLNSTAQLDVVELDKDLIPILMHQFGSKPNFNLHQGDALKFDFTSLNAVPGSLRVVGNLPYNISTPLIFHLLQNASLIRDMHFMLQKEVVQRLAATPGGGDYGRLSIMVQYHCRVEHLFNVGPGAFNPPPKVDSAIVRLVPHETLPHPAKDHRVLERVVREAFNQRRKTLRNTLKALLTSEEITEAGVDGGLRPEQLDLAAFVRLADKLSEKPAVE
- the pdxA gene encoding 4-hydroxythreonine-4-phosphate dehydrogenase PdxA, with product MKPKRFALTPGEPAGIGPDLCLLLAAHPQPYPLIAITSRDLLTERAVLLGVAVTLVPVKPDAWPDVPAPAHSLYVWDTPLQAPVTAGTLDKANGSFVLQTLTRAGEGCMNGDFVGMITAPVHKGVINESGIAFSGHTEFLAELTSTEQVVMMLATGDLRVALVTTHLPLREVADAITPDRLERVTRILHADLVNKFGIAHPRILVCGLNPHAGESGHLGREEIDIIEPTLERLRSEGLDLRGPLPADTLFTPKYLEHCDAVLAMYHDQGLPVLKYKGFGAAVNVTLGLPIIRTSVDHGTALDLAGSGKIDTGSLKVALETAYQMAETH
- the surA gene encoding peptidylprolyl isomerase SurA: MKTKLSDCLRPLMLGALLIGSVAHAEVRSIDKVAAIVDNDVVMQSQLDQRIREVQQTIAKRGQGVPPPSALQSQVLDRLILENLQLQIGERSGIRITDEELNQAIGTIAQRNQMSIEQFKAALVHDGLSYQSAREQVRREMIISRVRQRRVAERIQVSEQEVKNFLASDLGKAQFSEEFHLANILIPTPDSATSAQIQAAAAKAKDIYGKLQQGADFGQMAIASSASESALEGGDMGWRKAAQLPPPFGDMLSTMRAGEVTPPARTPGGFIILKLLEKRGGEGQTQMRDEVHVRHILIKPSEIRTEAETKLLAQKIYDRIQNGEDFGELAKSFSEDPGSALNGGDLNWVDPNSLVPEFREVMAETPQGTLSKPFQTQYGWHVLEVLGRRATDSTNQAREQQAMSVLRNRKYDEELQTWLRQIRDEAYVEIKIPGADQAAQ
- a CDS encoding LPS-assembly protein LptD — translated: MALKSPAFRKKFPLLVTGSLLAMQPLATQYAVAAEQFDCSVSAAGSWDCAPKATAAQLPPRPVHSATSVSSNGTVIESGTASGGEVVPKTTLVTEAKGRGLRSRSADYSHLDWVPRERLTAAQLAETGPYCSGAYIEPIRPGMDDKTPKSDAPTFIGAKASRYEQEAQVATLAGDVVMRQGSMQLQAQEASLHQAENRGELNGDVRLRDNGALIVGDHAEVQLDTGEAQIDNAEYVLHKSNIRGNALYAKRAENAIIRLKDGTYTTCEPNSNAWTIKGNNITLNPATGFGTATNATLRVKDIPILYTPYIYFPIDDRRQSGFLPPTIGASSDTGLSLLTPYYFNLAPNYDATLYPTYMAKRGLLMEGEFRYLTKSSEGQFGGGYLNDEDDDRKLQSDYTDKRWMINWQHQGGLDSRWATHVDFTDISDPYYFKDLKTGQEGIGVHDYVNQQADLTYRGDSYVARLNAQQYELATVTQITPYGRLPQLTLDGTLPYSPGGLKFGYETEAVRFDRDLRTGNYTDQDGIVSPRLDRNVAGLARANGDRLNLAPSMSLPLTASYGFVTPKLKYVYTKYDLDLDSQGKSTLLPGETFNTSQDRGVPIFSVDSGLYFDRNTQWFGKDYRQTLEPRLYYLYVPEKNQDDIPIFDSGETTFNYASLFRDNRFVGSDRIGDENKLSLGVTNRWIEDNGFERQRFSIGQALYFADRKVQLPGISFEDRQDARANVSPYALEYEYRFNRDWRASSDFNWDPDSHSTRSGSAMVHYQPEDNPGKIINAGYRYRNDQVRYDQTTGRWSVGGGDFGTPGQPGYIKDYYKIQQHDFSVIWPIVPQWSAISRWQYDYNRNRTLEAFGGFEYDNCCWKLRLINRYWVDYDENTQEAPQNEKGDRGIFLQIVLKGLGGVVGQKVESFLDQGIQGYREREDQAF